From the genome of Gryllotalpicola protaetiae:
CGGGGTGAAGTGGGTCGTCTACGACAACCGCGCCGGCCAGTCGGACAGCGACAACACCACCTACGCGCTGGTCGCGACTCATGCGGCGAGCACGGTCGTGCTCGCCGGCACCGCGAGCCCCAAGGAATTCGCGACGGTGGCACAGGCGCTTGCGCCGCAACTCGACGGGAGCGCCGACCGATGACCTCGCCCACCCCCGCCGAAGCCTGGCAGAGCCTGCTCGACGGCAACCGCCGCTTCGTGTCGGGCGCACCGAGCCACCCGAACCAGAACGTCGAGCGCCGCGAGGACCTGGCCGACGGCCAGCATCCCACGGTCGCGATCTTCGGGTGCAGCGACTCGCGCCTCGCCGCCGAGATCATCTTCGACCTCGGCCTCGGCGACGCCTTCGTCATCCGCAACGCCGGCCAGGTGGCATCCGACTCGGCCATCGGCTCACTCGAGTACGCGGTCGGCGTGCTGGGCGTTCCGCTCATTCTCGTGCTCGGCCATGACGAGTGCGGTGCCGTGCGCGCCGCCATCGATTCGCAGGCGACGGATGCCCCTGGGCTGACGCCCAAGATCGAGAAGCTCATCGGCCCGATCGTTCCCGCCGTGCGCCGCGTGGCGCGCGCCCGCGGCAGCGAACCGCTCGACACCACTGCGATCGACGCCTCAGAGGTCGGCCGCGAGCACCTGCGCGACACGATCACCGACCTGTTGACCGGAAGCGAGCTGATCAGCCGCAAGGTCGTCGACGGCTCGGTCGGAATCGTCGGCGCGAACTACCGCTTGCACGAGGGCACCGCGGTGCCCGACGTGCTCATCGGCCTGCCGTCATAAGCGGCAGCACCCACCACATCCGCGACACGAGGAAGTGCACACCGAAGTGACGACCGAAACCGACGCCGAGTACCGCATCGAGCACGACACCATGGGCGAGGTGAGGGTGCCCCGCGACGCGCTGTACGCCGCGCAGACGCAGCGCGCCGTCGAGAACTTCCCCATCAGCGGGTCGACGCTCGAGCCGGCGCAGATCGCCGCGCTCGCCCGCATCAAGAAGGCGGCGGCACTCGCCAACAAGGAGCTCAGCACCCTCGACGGCCAGATCGCCGACGCCATCGCGTGGGCGGCCGACGAGGTGATCGCCGGGAAGTACGACGGCGAATTCCCCATCGACGTGTACCAGACCGGCTCCGGCACGTCGTCGAACATGAACATGAACGAGGTGCTGGCGACGCTCGCTTCTCGGCGCCTCGGCAGCCCCGTGCACCCCAACGACCATGTGAACGCCTCGCAGTCGTCGAATGACGTGTTCCCGACCTCGGTGCACATCGCCGTCACGAGCGCGCTCATCGACCAGCTCATCCCGGCGCTCGACCACCTCGCGGTCGCCCTCGAGGAGAAGGCCGAGCTGTGGAAGGACACCGTCAAGTCGGGCCGCACGCACCTGATGGACGCGACGCCGGTGACCCTCGGGCAGGAGTTCGGCGGTTACGCCGCTCAGCTGCGCTACGGCATCGAGCGCGTGAACTCCGCACTCCCCCGCGTGGCAGAGGTGCCGCTCGGCGGCACGGCCGTCGGCACGGGCATCAATACGCCGCTCGGCTTCCCGCAGAAGGTGATCGAGCTCATCGTCGACGAGACCGAGCTGCCGATCACCGAGGCGCGCAACCACTTCGAGGCCCAGGCGAACCGTGATGCGCTCGTCGAGGCGTCGGGCGCGCTGCGCACCGTCGCCGTGTCGCTCACCAAGATCTCGAACGACCTGCGCTGGATGGGCTCTGGCCCGAACACCGGCCTCGGCGAGCTGAAGATCCCCGACCTGCAGCCCGGCTCGTCGATCATGCCCGGCAAGGTGAACCCGGTCATCCCCGAGGCGACCCTCATGGTCGCCGCACGCGTGATCGGCAACGACGCCACCATCGCCTGGAGCGGCGCATCGGGCGCGTTCGAGCTCAACGTCGCGATCCCGGTGATGGGCTCGGCGCTGCTCGAGTCGATCCGCCTGCTCTCGAACGCGACGCGGGTGCTCGCCGACAAGACGGTGCGCGGCCTCGAGGCCGATGTCGATCACGCCCGCTTCCTCGCCGAGGCATCGCCGTCGATCGTCACCCCGCTCAACAAGCTCATCGGCTACGAGGCCGCAGCGAAGATCGCCAAGTACTCGGTCGCCGAGGGCCTCACGATCCGCGAGGCCGTCATCAAGCTCGGCTACGTCGAGCGCGGCGAGATCACCGAGGCGCAGCTCGACGAGAAGCTCGATGTGCTGAGCATGACGCACCCGTAGGCATCCCCGACAGCACGAGGGCCCCGGAGTAGTCTCCGGGGCCCTCGGCGTCTAGGACGGGCGGCTCCTATTCAAGCATCTCGGTGACCAGTGCCGCGATGGCCGATCGCTCCGAGCGCGTGAGTGTGATGTGGCCGAACAGCTCGTGGCCCTTCAGGGTCTCGATGACGGATGCCACGCCGTCGTGCCGCCCGACGCGCAGGTTGTCGCGCTGGGCCACGTCGTGCGTGAGCACCACGCGCGAGTTCTGGCCGACACGCGAGAGCACCGTGAGCAGCACGTTGCGCTCCAGCGACTGCGCCTCGTCGACGATCACGAAGGCGTCGTGCAGCGAGCGGCCGCGGATGTGCGTGAGCGGGAGCACCTCGAGGATGCCGCGCTCGACGACCTCCTCCAGCACGTTGTCGGAGACGAGCGCGCCGAGGGTGTCGAAGACCGCCTGGCCCCACGGATTCATCTTCTCCTGCTGGTCACCGGGCAGGTAGCCGAGCTCCTGCCCACCGACGGCGAACAGCGGCCGGAACACCATGATCTTCTTGTGCTGCTGCCGCTCGAGCACGGCCTCGAGGCCTGCGCACAGCGCGAGTGCCGACTTGCCGGTGCCGGCACGGCCGCCGAGCGACACGATGCCGATCGCGGGGTCGAGCAGCATGTCGATCGCGAGCCGCTGCTCGGCCGATCGGCCGTGCAGGCCGAAGACGTCGCGGTCGCCGCGCACGAGGCGGATGGCACCTTCCCCGGATACCCGCCCCAGCGCTGACCCGCGGTCGGAGTGGACGATGAGGCTCGTGTTGACGGGGAGGCCGGCCACGGCATCCGTCTCAAGCGATTCGTGGTCGTACAGGTCTGCCATCTCGTTCGACGTCAGATCGATGTCGATGAGACCCGTGTAGCCGGAGTCGATCGCGAGCTCTGCGCGGTACTCCTCTGCGGAGAGCCCGATCGACGACGCCTTGACGCGCATCGGCAGGTCTTTCGAGA
Proteins encoded in this window:
- a CDS encoding PhoH family protein: MAKGDSPSQTRQTERTFVLDTSVLLSDPRAIFRFAEHSVVIPVVVISELEGKRNDPEIGYFARQALRHLDDLRVENGRLDFPVLVGDGGSLRVELNHSNMAVLPSGMQLGDNDARILAVAMNLSNDGLDVTVVSKDLPMRVKASSIGLSAEEYRAELAIDSGYTGLIDIDLTSNEMADLYDHESLETDAVAGLPVNTSLIVHSDRGSALGRVSGEGAIRLVRGDRDVFGLHGRSAEQRLAIDMLLDPAIGIVSLGGRAGTGKSALALCAGLEAVLERQQHKKIMVFRPLFAVGGQELGYLPGDQQEKMNPWGQAVFDTLGALVSDNVLEEVVERGILEVLPLTHIRGRSLHDAFVIVDEAQSLERNVLLTVLSRVGQNSRVVLTHDVAQRDNLRVGRHDGVASVIETLKGHELFGHITLTRSERSAIAALVTEMLE
- a CDS encoding class II fumarate hydratase; translated protein: MGEVRVPRDALYAAQTQRAVENFPISGSTLEPAQIAALARIKKAAALANKELSTLDGQIADAIAWAADEVIAGKYDGEFPIDVYQTGSGTSSNMNMNEVLATLASRRLGSPVHPNDHVNASQSSNDVFPTSVHIAVTSALIDQLIPALDHLAVALEEKAELWKDTVKSGRTHLMDATPVTLGQEFGGYAAQLRYGIERVNSALPRVAEVPLGGTAVGTGINTPLGFPQKVIELIVDETELPITEARNHFEAQANRDALVEASGALRTVAVSLTKISNDLRWMGSGPNTGLGELKIPDLQPGSSIMPGKVNPVIPEATLMVAARVIGNDATIAWSGASGAFELNVAIPVMGSALLESIRLLSNATRVLADKTVRGLEADVDHARFLAEASPSIVTPLNKLIGYEAAAKIAKYSVAEGLTIREAVIKLGYVERGEITEAQLDEKLDVLSMTHP
- a CDS encoding carbonic anhydrase, which encodes MTSPTPAEAWQSLLDGNRRFVSGAPSHPNQNVERREDLADGQHPTVAIFGCSDSRLAAEIIFDLGLGDAFVIRNAGQVASDSAIGSLEYAVGVLGVPLILVLGHDECGAVRAAIDSQATDAPGLTPKIEKLIGPIVPAVRRVARARGSEPLDTTAIDASEVGREHLRDTITDLLTGSELISRKVVDGSVGIVGANYRLHEGTAVPDVLIGLPS